The genomic segment TACAGGGCTTCCTCTACCTCGTCGAGCGCCACTGCGCCTTCTATGTAGACAACAGCGTGGTGTATCCCATACTCGTTTAGAATCCTCTTGACATCGTTTAAAGTGCCGCCCAGCACCCTCCCCCCTCCAATTATCTGTATACCGCCGAGGCCACGCCTCTCAATTTTCACGTAGTTGCTAGGCGGCGTAAGGTGCACACCCTCGTCTTCAAAAAAGCTGAGAATTTTCTCCAAGACTCCGAGGCCGGCGTCGGCGCCCACCACCAACAAGACGGCGTCGGCGTTTCTCACCGTGGCCAGGGTAATGGTGTTTAGCTCGCTACTCTGTTCCAAAACTAGACTCGGCGTCTTGACCAGCTGTACATAGACGCCGTCTTCTACAAACATCGAGGGCACCGGCTCCACGGTGGAAAACGGCAGGTCGTCAGGCCTAAGCGTTGTGTTTGTAAGACACTGGAGGAGGGAGGTCTTCCCAGAGCTGGGCGGCCCCACAACAGCCACCTGGATGTCGCCCTCCTTAGCCACGTAGAGGCGGGCCCCGCCTCCGCCGCGTATTGCCCTCTCCTTCTCCCGCCTCTCGTAGAGCTCTCTCTTCAGCTCAGCCATTCTCCTCCTGACGTGTTTTATAAGCTTCTCAGTGCCCTTGTGCTTAGGCACCGTCGAGAGAAACTCCTCCATAGCCCTGATCTTGTCCTCCGGCGTCTTAGCCTCCATCACCTTCAGCCACGCGGCCTTGGCCTCGGCTGGTAAATTCGCCGGCACTGGAAAAACTACGCCCGGGGCTTTTTAGACTTTCCTGCCGAAGAACTTCCTAAGCCTCTCTCTAGTCTCCTCGCTGGTGCCCACCTCAGCCAGTTTGTGTAGATAGGGAACCGCGTCGTCCACCACTTCAAGAAGGCGCCTCTTCGGCGAGGCGAAGCTCGCGACGTGGCTAGGCGGCGAGAATAACTTCTCAAGCTCCAGCCCGCCTATTTCAGAAACGACTCCGAACGACAAAGCTTCACGCGCCGTGAAATCTCTGCTCAACATAATCCTCAGATGGCCATGTGAAAACAGACGACTCCCCATCGCCACGGTGTACGGCGGGAAAAGCCCCAGGTTTATGCCCTGCAGAGAAAATTTCACCGACTCGTGAGCCGCGACGACGTAGTCTAGGAAGTACAATAACTCGACCCCGAAGCCGTAGACATCCCCCCGTACATGCGCCACCACCCGCCTCTCGCATTCAAGCAACTTCTTAACAAGCTCATGAATCTTCAAAAGGTACTCAAGCGCCTTTTCCCTCCCCTCTAGAAATATCGACAGATCTAGCCCAGCGGAGAAAACCGGACCCTCGTTCGTAATTACTACATCTCTCTCACATCTCAGCCCTAGTAGATCCTTGAGAAGATTTGGCGTAAACGCGTTTCTCTTCTCACCTATGAGGACAACTCTGTCGTATTTGCCAATTGTTTCTATCCTTATCACAATTCCGCCTAATAAAGACATTTTAAACTATTCGTCGAGAGGCATATGGCTACAGATATTGAGAAAATCAAAAGCAACATAACAAACATAGTGCCATACGCCGGTAGGTATGTAGATCCGCCAGAGGGTGAATACGTACAATACACAGGTCCAGGCCAGCTGAAGGTGCCGGACAAGGTTGTGATAGGGTACATAGAGGGCGATGGAATAGGGCCAGAGGTGGCCTACGCCGCAATAAAGGTTGCCAACGCCGCCGTAGAGAAGGCGTATGGCAAATCGAGGAGAATAACCTGGTACGAGGTTGTGGTTGGGGAAAAAGCCGAAAAAATCTTCGGAAGCCGGCTACCGGACCAGAGCGTTGAGGTGTTGAAAAAGGTGAGGGTATTCCTCAAAGCCCCCCTGGAGACTCCGGTGGGCGGGGGTTTCAGGAGCATAAACGTCACTCTGCGCCAGCTCTTTGATCTCTACGCCAATATAAGGCCTGTTAAGTACTTCCCCGGCCTCCCCTCCCCCCTAAAGAGGCCGGAGTCCGTTGATCTGGTTATTTTCAGAGAAAACACCGAGGACGTATACGCTGGGATCGAGTGGCCATATAACAGTCCGGAGGCCGCTAAGCTGAGAGAAATCTTGAAGAGGGAGTTTGGGGTCAGCCTAAGAGATGACGCGGGCATTGGCATAAAGCCGATAAGTAAATTCGGCACGCAGAGAATAGCGAGGCTGGCCCTGAAGTTCGCCGTGGAGAACAAGAGGCGTGTCGTAACTGTGATGCACAAGGGCAATATACAGAAATATACAGAAGGGGCCTTCAAAGAGTGGGCCTTTGAGGTGGCTAGGAATGAATTTAGGAACTACGTGGTGTTTGAAGACGAGCTGGCTCAACACGGCGGCAAGGTGCCTGAAGGCAAGATCTTGGTGAACGACAGAATCGCCGACAATATGCTACAGCAACTACTCACGAGGACAGGCGAGTACGATGTGATACTAGCGCCGAACCTCAACGGAGACTACGTCTCTGACGAGGCCGCCGGGCTCGTCGGAGGACTCGGCGTGGCGCCGGGCATCGACGTAGGAGACTGGGGAATGATGGCGGAGCCCGTACATGGAACAGCCCCGAAGTACAGAGGAAAAAACTACGTAAACCCGACGGCTACTATATTAGCCCTGGAGCTACTACTCCGCTTCATTGGGTGGAGAGAGGCGGCCAATTACATAATCAAGGGCGTTGAGACCGCGTATAGAGAGGGGTACTTCACGGGAGATCTCGCTAGGCAGATGGACGAGGATGAGAGAAAACAAAGAGTTAAGGAAGTACTCGGAACTCAGGAATTTGCAGATAAAGTAGTTGAGATAATAAAAAATCTCTAGACTTCTTTTGCAAATAGGTACTCGACAGGCCTAAAGCCCATCTTTTTATAAAAGTTAATAGCTATTTCGTTAAGGGCCGGGAAAGACGCCATAATCACCTCGGCGCCTCTCTTCCTCAGCTGCTCCATCCCCTCCATCATCAACCTCTTGCCAATACCTTTCCTCCGGTACTCAGGCAGTATGTAGAACTCCTTGATAATGCCGGCGTACTTTGGGTAGTAGAATATCCTATCCTCGACGTCGCCTTTCAGCAGGCCCACTACTTTACTGCCCTCCACCGCAACTACCAACACAGAGGAGGGGTTATTCAAGGCGTTTTCTAAATACTTCCGGGCGGCTTGTTCTATGTCTGGCGCCACCTGTAACAAGGGGTCAAACTCGGCATTTAGCTTCTTCAACCTCACTACTAGTTGAACAGCTGAGTCAAGGTCTTCTTTTGTAGCAGGCCTAATTACTACAGTTGGATACATGCACATAATCTATCAATACATTTTTAAGTATTCCCAATAGCCAAATATTTAGTCTATTAAAGATAAATATAAAACTTTTATTACTTCTATAAAAAATTTACTATTAAAAACTAAGTTAATATTATGTATAGCCTATTTATTGACCTATGAGTATTATTTCACTATTCAAGAGCTCCGAAATCGTCAATTGGTCGTACTTACCTGTTTCTACAGAGTAAAGAACCACGTGCCTACTACCGATGTCAACAATCTTCTTCTCCTCTCCCCGTATCCTCACCACGTCGCCGGGCTTGTACGTAACTAGTCGTAAAGAATAAGTCATGTGGTATACCTTCCTTCCGTCTCTAACGCCAACCACCTTTGCGGTCTCCTTTATAGAACTAGGGAACTGCCTATGCAAGACATATGCTAAATGTCTAGCTAAATTTGAATTAGTAGTATAAATATCTAGCCCATCTTTCAAATATTTTATTTCACTAATAAATCCGATTTTCTTATCTTTAAATTTTAATAGTTCTTGTTCAATTATATTAAGTATTTTCTTTTTATATGTGTCATCGAGTCCTCGCGGGGTGCCTCTTATCTGTAGTAGAGCAACTTCTTTACGACTCAGCATTTCTCTACAGGTACTACAAATGTCGTATACGTATTCGAACTCCACTACGTAGCTTAACGACCTCGGCTTAATAGAGGGGTGTGGAGTGCCCCTAACCACTATGTTGATTACTATTTTACCATCACTTTGCGAAATCTCTGCCTTCTCTAAAACACCTCTGATCGAGGTCTTTTCAGATATGATCCTCCTAGCCACCTCCCCTAAGTCGCCTCTCTTCCCCCTCACCCATTTACCCCCTAGGAACACCGCGCCGCAGTATTTACATCTGAGCAATCTCCGCTCCTTCACCAACACCAGGGGGTGCCTCTCAATGTAACACTCTTCACACTGACCCTCAATAAGTCTGTCCACAAGACGGCCGCAGTAGGGACATGGAACTTTAGCCACGTATCTACCCCCTCCCCTCTAAATATTTTCGCACTTCTACCGCTATTGCGTAGGCGAGGGGAGGGGGGACACTCTCCCCGACTTGGTTGAATTGGGAGTCTTTCGAGCCGAGGAAGACGTAGTCGTCTGGATATCCCATCAACCTGGCCTGCTCTCTCACTGTGAGGAGCCTGTGCTCCTCGGGGTGGACAAACCTCCGGGAGCCCATGACGGTGGGCGCCACGTCGTCCCACGCCAGCCTTATATAGTTTTCATAGAAGCCGCCGGCCCCCCGGAACCTCATCAAGGCCTCGCCAGGCCTCATCTTAGCTATCCTCTCCTGCTTCTTTATGCTGATAGTCACAGTGTCGTGATTCGGCGGGTAGGCGCTGTCGGGTGGAGGCAGGCCGTGGAGCGCTTGTCTGACCGTAACGCCGCCGGTCTTGGGGGGCTTTATCGCGATGTTAGATATGAAGACCCGGCGCCTTCTGCTGGGCACGCCGTAGTCCTCGGCATGCAAGACGTTGAAGTACACCTCGTCGTAGCCCACCCTCTTGAACTCTCTCCTTATGTACGTCTTTAAAGGCTCCTCAGCCAGCGCCGCGACGTTCTCCATTACAAACACCCTCGGCCCTATTTCACCCACGAGTCTTATAAATTCCAGCGTTAGTTGCCCGGCAGGGTCTACGTAGAGCCTGTCGGCAGGTTCCTCCATTCTCTCCGGGTTAGCCGCTGTGAAGGGTTCACAAGGCGGACTACCGATCACAACGTCGACGGTGTTTGAATACTTCAATAAGTCTCTGTAGCTGACGAGCCTCACGTCCTCCTGCATCACCACAGTGTTGCCGTGGTTGACGCTGTAGGTCCGCGCCGCGTCTCTATCCACATCAACTGCAACCCTAATTTTAAATCCGGCCTTGGCGAACCCCAGGCCGAACCCCCCGCCTCCTGCAAATAGATCAACTACGTTATACACTTCTCATTAGTGAGTAAATTATTTAAATACACAACCCACGCCCTTTATGGGCTTTGCCAAGAGGCTGAAGTACCGCCTTAGCGATTTGATACGACTGGAGAAGCCAGACGCCTGGAGCTCCCGCTACGGCAAGGCGTTTGAGAAGGCTGTGCTGACGCTGATCAAGGCTAGAGACGCCGTTGTGGCCCTCCGCACGTTTATAGAGAACTACGGCGAGCCCCACACCGGCGCCTTCAGCAAGTTGGTGAAGCTGACGCCGTGGGCGAAGAAAGTAGTCGAGATAGAGCCGGCCCCTCCCGTGTTTTTCCAGATAGACGGGGTCACCATCACGGCTCAGGCGGACTTCATTGTGAAGTACGCAGACGGCAAGAGGGAGCTGGTGGAGCTCAAGTCCCACATACTTAAGAAAGGCGAGTGGAAGACCAAGGCTGAGTGGTCCCTAGCTACTAAGATTATGCGCATGCTGTACAGAAAAGCTGGCTACGACTACCCGCTACGCCTAATATACTTCGTCGACAACGGGACGAGCGTGACGCCGGAGGAGGAGGTGTTCATATATCCAAACGACGAGAAGGACGACGAGACGCTTCTAAGCGTCCTCCGCGAAAGGCTTAAGAGGGCCGTTGAAGGCAGGTAAACCTCTCCCTAGCCAGCTGATAGGCTTGCTTCACTATAGACACCGCGGCGTCTAGCTTATCCAGGTGGCGGGTCTGCACCACGGCATTCTCGTCGCCGATCATAAACTCGACATAACAGTCCTCTTCGTCGCTCCAGCTAAAGACGATGAATACATAGAAGTCGTCCCCGATCTGTATCTGCGCAAGAGCCTCGCTCTGCCGCCACTCCACCGTCAAGGCCTCCACCTCCCTATCTAACCTCTCCCCCAGCTCTCTGAAGTACTGCTCTACCCTCTGCCGCATATGGGTAACTAGATCTCTCTTTAAATAGTTGGGCTTTCCTAAACCAGTGCCTGTTATAGACATTGCGAAATTCGACATAGAGAGGCTGACAGGTCTCAAATTCGAGGAGGCGGCGAAGCTACTAGAGCACGTCAAGTGCGAGGTGGAGGAGGCCGCCGGCGAGAGGGTAAAGGTCGAGGTTACTCACGACAGGCCGGACCACTTCTCCGCGGAGGGGCTAGCCAGAACCCTAAAGGGCGTCGCAGGCGTCGAGACAGGGCTCCCAGTTATCAAGCTGGGGCCCTCCCCCATTAAACTCGTCGCCGGGCACATAGAGGAGAGGCCCTACATCTCCATGGCGGTGGTTAGGGGAGTCCGGCTAGACGACGAGGCGGTGAGGCAACTCATACAGCTACAGGAAAAGATACACGAGACCTACGGCAGGGGGAGGCGGCGGATAGCCATCGGCTACTACGACGTCTCTAAGATAAAGCCGCCTATATACTACAGAAGGATTTCACAAGATGACGAATACACGCCCCTCGGCTTCGACAAGCCGATAAAAGTTAGAGACATGTACCAGCTAACTGAGCAGGGCCGTAGATACAGCCCCTTGATCCACATAGAGCGGCCCCCGGCGCTGGTGGACTCTGCAGGGCAGATAATGGTCGTGATCCCAGTCCTGGGCTCGGAGTGTTGTAAAATCACCGAACGCACCACCGATGTGCTAATAGACGTGACCGGCACCGATCCCCGCGCCGTCGTCAACGCCCTATCCATATTGATATACGCCCTCCTCGAGCGGAGCGACCCCAGGCAGGTGGAGCTGGTCGAGGGGGGCACGGGCTACAGCCACGAATACGTAAAGATAGAGACCGACGAGAGGGCCGTGGGTGATCTACTCGGCGTGGAGCTCAGCCGGGCCGACTTTACTAAGTACGTCAAGATGGCGCGCTTCGATTATGTGGACGGCCACGTGGTGGTGCCGCCCTACCGCATTAACGTACTGTCGTGGGTAGACGTGGCTGAGGAGGTGGCCGTGATGATAGGCTACAACCAGCTACCCAGGGAGGCACCCAGGGTCATGGCGGCTGGGAGGAGGCACCGCGTCGAGGTGGCGACGCAGGAGCTACGGAAGTCCCTACTCTCAATGGGCTTTACAGAGGTGAATAACTACGTCTTGACAGACGACTCGGTGGGAGATTTCTGCAGGCCGGCGCGGGTGGCCAACCCCATATCTGAGCTCTACACCACCGTGAGGTGCTCCCTAGTTCCGCAACTCGTGGCAACAGCCGCCGCCGTCAAGAAGCGGGAGGTTAAGCTATTCGAAGTAGGGGAAGTGGTGCGGGAGGGCAGAACCGTCAGAGCCCTCGCCCTCCTCATAAGCCGCGAGGGGGCGACGCTTACAGACGGGCTATCTGCAATAAAAGCGCTGTGCCACCGCCTCGGCTGGAGCTGTAAGTTTAAGCCGCTGGAGGCGGCGTGGGCCCTCCCCAGCAGAGCCGCCGAGGTTATGGGAGACGTCGCGGGGTACGTCGCGGAGGTAAACCCCGACATCTTGATAAAGCTGAGACACACAACGCCCACAGTGGCCGCGGAGCTGTTTATACACATGCAATCGTAGCCCCCTCTCTGCCTCCCCACGCCCACATGCGCCGCGCGCCCACTGGCCAGCGCCAGGCACGCGTAGTGGATTCCAGCCTCACGTACCTCAAGGCTTAAAGCTAGCCGCAACTTTCTGCCCCCATATACATCCCTCCCGACCTCTCGTCACACGTTTTACCTAAATCAGGAGGTTCATACGACGTGAGGACAGGTAGAATGTATAGGAGTCGCGCACGGCGCAGTGGCAGAAAAGGCTACTGGAGCAGGAGAGGAAAATCCTCTCGTTCCACAGCTAGGCTGGGGGGCGATTGCGGCTAAGGAACAGACTGGGCGAATATAGAAGGAAACTGGAGGAGCTGGAAGGCAATGAAGGTTTAAGTACCCACGTCACCGGAGGCATGATGCCCTAGACCGCCACGGCGGCGCGTTCGCCGAGTTTAAAGAGCCAATCTCTAAAAGTCGATGAAAGAAGTTTTTGTTGTGTATATTTTCCTAATGTTAGTTATACAAGTAGGCTGTGAGGTGTCTAGGCACCTGCTCAGAATAATCGTTGGGAGGTATCTAGAGCTCTACCGCAGAGGCCCCTCGGCCGAGGTGGTGTCTAAGCTATTATTCTTTACACTTTACGGAGAGGGCGAGCCCGTATTAAGATTACCAGAGCACTTCACTATATATCTAAAAGGGCCGTTTATACCTGTAGACAGGCTAGCGGAGAGGTGCGGAATAGACGTGGTTAGGGTAGGCGACTCGTATTACGTCAAAAAACCGGGAGAGGCCGCAGCGGAGGGCGCGGCGGCGCTTAGACGCATGGGGCTCGGCGAGCTCGCCGAGACGGCCATGAAGGTGGTTGAGGCCTACGGCCGTAAGTCCGAGGAGAAGCTCGCGGAGCTAGCCCTTAAAAAACTCGGCTTGGAGGGAGACGTAAAAGCCCTGGCGTTCAACGTAGATCTAGACGCTTATCTAGACTTCCGGCGCAGGTTGAAGGAGACCCTGAAAAAAACAAAATACACAGACGAAGTCGAGGAATTCCCCGACCTCTTCAGCAATGTTTAAGAACGTATACCTCTTCGCCGACACAAGCGTCTTGGCGCGGATAGTCTACGCAGTTGCGGCGACACGCGTCTCGAAAAGATCTAAGCCGCTGGTAGAAATAGCGATGGAACAGGGCTTGGTTATCTACATCGATAAAGCCGTAGATAGGGAGCTCCCCGATGCGTTAAAAACATATTAAAATCGGTGGATCGGGCGAGGCACGGCTGGCCGCATCTCGATGTGGAGTCCATGTTCAACATAGCCCTGACGGCCGATTCCGATCTCGCCCAATCACGCCACATTAGGATCGTGGAGGACGACGGAGCCCTCGCTAGGCAGAGGCGCGCACTGGAGAGTAGAGAGACGCGTAGGGTGTGTTGGAGCGAAAAAGTGATGAATACACTACTGTTCCTCGGAGGATATCCTAGAGACGACCTAGAGGTACTGGCCTCTCCGCTGTACTCATACGACCTACTCGCCACAGTGCCTAGGAGGCGGACGCCGGCATAACCAAGGGGATCCTACTGTTTCTAACAGAAGACAAAAAACTCGCCGCCTTTGTGGAAGAAAAGTTATCGTGCAACGATTGCGTATGCAGAGAATTAATAAAAACTATGAGGTATCGGGAACTTATACAGTGGATAAAGAGCTTGGCGATGTAACCCATCAACAGCTAAGGAATATACCCCCATCTCCGCTCATCTGGTAACTCCGCCCGGGCACGCCGAAGGGCCGGCCCACGCCCCGCGCCGCCCGAACTGTATATGAGCTAATTCTTAAATAGAGCCAAAACCCCAACTACGTGGACGAGATAGACACGCTACTGAGGAAAAAAGCCCTAGAGCTGGCCAAGACGAGCAAGAGGGGGGAGCCGCCCAAGCAGAAGGTCATAACGGGAGAGGAGGCTGTCCAAATCGTGAGGAGGATAACCAAGGGCGAGAGAGCCGGCGAGATAATTGAAAACGCCCTGGCTCTGTATCAACAACACGCAGTCGCACTCTTCAAAAAAATAGCAGAGCTACACCTACAAGGCGTAATAAAGGAGTTGGAAGACTACGAACTCTACCAAATTCTGCTGAGGGCGGGCATGAGGGTGCCCGTGAAGACCGAGGTGAAGATAGTGAGACACGGAAGAGAGTATAAACTAGGCGAGGCCTAGCCCCCGTTTAGGTAAACCGCGTAGAGCTCCGACACCAGCCCCCTCCAGTCAAACCTCCTAGACGCGTAGTCGACATATCTCCGGGCCAGCTCCCTCTTCTCCCTCTTCACGTAACGCATACAGCGCCTACAGCCAAACCAGATATACGACCTATCCTCCACAATCTCCAAAGCCCCACCACAGAAGGGACACCTACTAGCAACCTCGACAACGGTCAAATCCATGTAACCCGCCCCCCGCCCCTTAAAAAGACAAACAGATAAATTAACCACCTCCGTTTAAAGCAACCACCTCCCCCCAGCTGTGATAAAACTCATCCTCAAGCTAGTAGGCGCCGAGAAAAAGAAACTAATAGAACAGCTAAAAGACGACATGGAGGTGATATAGCTTCCAGCGATGTTCCGAGACCCAATCCGGGGGACACTAGCAAATTGTAAATATAGGCAGGTTTTTTCTCTCTCTGAGGTCGGCTTGGGCCTCTAGGTAGAATTTCTTAACTTCTCTACATCTACTTAGCCAAAACTCGTCCTCCCCCCTCTCGGCCTCGAGCACAAGCACCGCGGCCCTCGCCACGTATTCAAGCCTCGCGTAGAAGTCCTCCGGGGGGTTCGGCAACTCCACCCCCACAGCCTTGGCGTACTCCACGATGAGGAAGGGGCGCCTCACCGCCTCCCAGAGGAAGTCGTAGAAGCTCACAGATCTATCGGCACGGCGACGCCTCTCTCCACAAGTGTAAGCGGCCGGAATTTCAAAAGACTGTGGTCGTCGCCGCCTCCCCCATATACGTACTCCTCCTCTAGTAGTTCTCTGTCTATGTAGACTGGTATGGGCAGGACGGGGGGAACCCCGCCGACGGCGTAGCCGGTGACGCTGAGAACCTCTTCGGGGGCGGCCATGCGGCACCCGAGTCTTTCTAAATCAAGCTTCTTGACGCCTCGGAGTACGTAGGCCCTGTACTCGCCGCCGCAGTTAACAACAAGGGTCTTTACAATCCTGCTCTCCTCCACGCCCACGGCCTTGGCCGCCTGTCTCACCGTACGGACAGGCTCCTTCAGCCTTATCAGTTGTCCAAACTCCTCTAGAGCCGGCCGGCCCCCGCCGAGGCTCATATATCGACGACGTACTGCAACACCCAGTAGTCCCCCACCTTCCTTATCTCCATCATGTGGAAAGTCATGGCCTTCACTATGAGACCCGTGAAGCCGTGCTTCTCAATGTCATACCGCTCGCCGTACACCGTCGCTCTTACGACGTATTTCTCGCCCTTATCCACGCTCAGCTCAATCTTTCTGCTCAAAGCAAATTTCTCGGCGTCGAATAGGTAGAGGAGCTCATCAATCCACTTGAACAAGAGGCCCTCCAAGTCGTCGTACTCAACCACCACCGACCTGCTCTCTCTCGGCTCTACTCGCTGGCTGTAGTACGTCAAGTCGGCGAGGGCCACCGCGGCGTTTTTAAACGCCTCCTCTAAGGTACAGCCGAAGGCCTGCACCAAGACGTCGGCTGTGTGCTCGCCGTATCTATAGTCGCCGGGCTTGCCGCAGGTCACAGCTCCCCTGGAGATATCTGTTTTAAATTGTTAATCTCGTCGTGGCTATGAAAATCCAGGTAGCCCTCGACTTGGTAGACCTCAGAAGAGCTGTCGAGCTGACGAGAGAGCTCTGCGAGGCGGGGCTGGAGGTGGTGGAGGCGGGGACGCCCCTCATTAAGATGTTCGGGATGCCCGCGGTAAGCGCCTTGAAGACCGCGTGCCCAAGAGCCGAGGTA from the Pyrobaculum sp. 3827-6 genome contains:
- a CDS encoding TGS domain-containing protein, whose translation is MPANLPAEAKAAWLKVMEAKTPEDKIRAMEEFLSTVPKHKGTEKLIKHVRRRMAELKRELYERREKERAIRGGGGARLYVAKEGDIQVAVVGPPSSGKTSLLQCLTNTTLRPDDLPFSTVEPVPSMFVEDGVYVQLVKTPSLVLEQSSELNTITLATVRNADAVLLVVGADAGLGVLEKILSFFEDEGVHLTPPSNYVKIERRGLGGIQIIGGGRVLGGTLNDVKRILNEYGIHHAVVYIEGAVALDEVEEALYVDKMYKPTIAVVTKIDSIKPAADVVDFFSKSGVRYYLADLRSCSLDRRRLLEDLLQATGRIRVFTKPIHSKTYVSKPIVVKAGSTVGEVAALIHSSLAETFKYAVVWRRETFPSHPKRVGRDYVLHDNDVVEIHA
- a CDS encoding enoyl-CoA hydratase/isomerase family protein, encoding MIRIETIGKYDRVVLIGEKRNAFTPNLLKDLLGLRCERDVVITNEGPVFSAGLDLSIFLEGREKALEYLLKIHELVKKLLECERRVVAHVRGDVYGFGVELLYFLDYVVAAHESVKFSLQGINLGLFPPYTVAMGSRLFSHGHLRIMLSRDFTAREALSFGVVSEIGGLELEKLFSPPSHVASFASPKRRLLEVVDDAVPYLHKLAEVGTSEETRERLRKFFGRKV
- a CDS encoding NADP-dependent isocitrate dehydrogenase; amino-acid sequence: MATDIEKIKSNITNIVPYAGRYVDPPEGEYVQYTGPGQLKVPDKVVIGYIEGDGIGPEVAYAAIKVANAAVEKAYGKSRRITWYEVVVGEKAEKIFGSRLPDQSVEVLKKVRVFLKAPLETPVGGGFRSINVTLRQLFDLYANIRPVKYFPGLPSPLKRPESVDLVIFRENTEDVYAGIEWPYNSPEAAKLREILKREFGVSLRDDAGIGIKPISKFGTQRIARLALKFAVENKRRVVTVMHKGNIQKYTEGAFKEWAFEVARNEFRNYVVFEDELAQHGGKVPEGKILVNDRIADNMLQQLLTRTGEYDVILAPNLNGDYVSDEAAGLVGGLGVAPGIDVGDWGMMAEPVHGTAPKYRGKNYVNPTATILALELLLRFIGWREAANYIIKGVETAYREGYFTGDLARQMDEDERKQRVKEVLGTQEFADKVVEIIKNL
- a CDS encoding GNAT family N-acetyltransferase; protein product: MYPTVVIRPATKEDLDSAVQLVVRLKKLNAEFDPLLQVAPDIEQAARKYLENALNNPSSVLVVAVEGSKVVGLLKGDVEDRIFYYPKYAGIIKEFYILPEYRRKGIGKRLMMEGMEQLRKRGAEVIMASFPALNEIAINFYKKMGFRPVEYLFAKEV
- a CDS encoding NMD3-related protein; its protein translation is MAKVPCPYCGRLVDRLIEGQCEECYIERHPLVLVKERRLLRCKYCGAVFLGGKWVRGKRGDLGEVARRIISEKTSIRGVLEKAEISQSDGKIVINIVVRGTPHPSIKPRSLSYVVEFEYVYDICSTCREMLSRKEVALLQIRGTPRGLDDTYKKKILNIIEQELLKFKDKKIGFISEIKYLKDGLDIYTTNSNLARHLAYVLHRQFPSSIKETAKVVGVRDGRKVYHMTYSLRLVTYKPGDVVRIRGEEKKIVDIGSRHVVLYSVETGKYDQLTISELLNSEIILIGQ
- a CDS encoding DNA cytosine methyltransferase, whose translation is MYNVVDLFAGGGGFGLGFAKAGFKIRVAVDVDRDAARTYSVNHGNTVVMQEDVRLVSYRDLLKYSNTVDVVIGSPPCEPFTAANPERMEEPADRLYVDPAGQLTLEFIRLVGEIGPRVFVMENVAALAEEPLKTYIRREFKRVGYDEVYFNVLHAEDYGVPSRRRRVFISNIAIKPPKTGGVTVRQALHGLPPPDSAYPPNHDTVTISIKKQERIAKMRPGEALMRFRGAGGFYENYIRLAWDDVAPTVMGSRRFVHPEEHRLLTVREQARLMGYPDDYVFLGSKDSQFNQVGESVPPPLAYAIAVEVRKYLEGRG
- the pheT gene encoding phenylalanine--tRNA ligase subunit beta, with product MPVIDIAKFDIERLTGLKFEEAAKLLEHVKCEVEEAAGERVKVEVTHDRPDHFSAEGLARTLKGVAGVETGLPVIKLGPSPIKLVAGHIEERPYISMAVVRGVRLDDEAVRQLIQLQEKIHETYGRGRRRIAIGYYDVSKIKPPIYYRRISQDDEYTPLGFDKPIKVRDMYQLTEQGRRYSPLIHIERPPALVDSAGQIMVVIPVLGSECCKITERTTDVLIDVTGTDPRAVVNALSILIYALLERSDPRQVELVEGGTGYSHEYVKIETDERAVGDLLGVELSRADFTKYVKMARFDYVDGHVVVPPYRINVLSWVDVAEEVAVMIGYNQLPREAPRVMAAGRRHRVEVATQELRKSLLSMGFTEVNNYVLTDDSVGDFCRPARVANPISELYTTVRCSLVPQLVATAAAVKKREVKLFEVGEVVREGRTVRALALLISREGATLTDGLSAIKALCHRLGWSCKFKPLEAAWALPSRAAEVMGDVAGYVAEVNPDILIKLRHTTPTVAAELFIHMQS
- a CDS encoding DNA-binding protein; its protein translation is MDEIDTLLRKKALELAKTSKRGEPPKQKVITGEEAVQIVRRITKGERAGEIIENALALYQQHAVALFKKIAELHLQGVIKELEDYELYQILLRAGMRVPVKTEVKIVRHGREYKLGEA
- a CDS encoding aminoacyl-tRNA deacylase, with product MSLGGGRPALEEFGQLIRLKEPVRTVRQAAKAVGVEESRIVKTLVVNCGGEYRAYVLRGVKKLDLERLGCRMAAPEEVLSVTGYAVGGVPPVLPIPVYIDRELLEEEYVYGGGGDDHSLLKFRPLTLVERGVAVPIDL
- a CDS encoding archease; translation: MTCGKPGDYRYGEHTADVLVQAFGCTLEEAFKNAAVALADLTYYSQRVEPRESRSVVVEYDDLEGLLFKWIDELLYLFDAEKFALSRKIELSVDKGEKYVVRATVYGERYDIEKHGFTGLIVKAMTFHMMEIRKVGDYWVLQYVVDI